CATGAGGAACACTTTCAATTGCTTTCACTACTCTTGCTTTCACTTCCTCTAGTGATAAATCGCTTGTAATTGGATTTGGACCCAACCAAGATTTCTTGCCTTTTTTCGGCTGTAGGGGTAGGTGAATTATAACTTCAAGCCCTAATTGGTGTGCTAGCTCAGCTTGTTCTTTTGACTGTTCTAAAAATGGCATAACTGCTACTGTAATAGGGATGTTTGACTCAAGGAACTCTTCGACGCCTTTTACTTTTCCACCAAAATCGTCAATAATGATTGCAACTTTAGAGGCATCTCCCAAAGTTTCAGCTCTTGTCAATTGTGGAAAAATCATTGTACAAATACCTATGATAATTAAAATACGTTTCCATTTCATCTTTTTTCCTCCATAAACGTTTCTCAAAAGTAATTTATCCAACATGTACTTGTTTTACCCTTTAGACATCAATGAATTTCATAATTCATTAGTATCGCCATTACGAAACTAAAGTAGTTGCGCTAAAACATTCGCAACTACTTTAGTTTGATATGGCTCCATTAAGGTAATTATGAAATTCATTCAAATACATAAAAAAGAGCGATCCTAGATTAACGGGTTCCGTTTAGTATCGCAAATAATGCTTGCAATGGGTAAAGGAACCTGTTAAGCCTAAATCACTCTTACTCTACTTTCTGATGTTAAAGGCCGCATTTAACTGACCACGGAGCATTCGCTCTCTTAGTTCACTTTCACGTAATTTCTTTTGTTCCATTTTTCTAATCTCAAAAGTTTGCATACCGTCTTCCATTTTGTTGGCAATATCAACTAGCCGCTCTATATCTGAAAAAGAAAATTTGCGTGTTCCGCCTTTTGAGCGTTCAGGAAAAATAAGTTTTCTTTCTTCATAATAACGAATTTGTCTTTCTGATAAACCTGTTAATTCACTAACGATTCCAATGGTAATGACTTTTTTATCTTTATAAGAAGACAAGTTCATCCACTCCCTGTCTAAATATTCTTATTATAGTATCAACTATAACATGTTTTCACTTTTGATATGACAAAATGTAAGGTAATCTTCCAAGGAACGTTCGTTCTTGTTAGGTTATAAGTAACCTATTAAGTTATATTGAAAAAATGAAGATAATAAAGGATAGTAAAGGATAGGCTTGTCTTCTTCGGTTATAGAGAAGTAGGTGCTTATATTGAACTGAAAACACTTGTTGCTTGAAAATGACTATGGTGATAGAATTTTAAATTATTAATTAATTTACTGGTACTGAAAAAATAACAATTATGAGGTGACTTTGAGATTATGAAGGTTTGTAAGTTTGGTGGAACTTCTTTAGCAAGTGCAGAACAAATGAGAAAAGTTGCGAGTATTATTAGGGCAGATCAAGAGAGAAGAATTGTTGTTGTTTCAGCACCAGGAAAAAGATTTAAGGAAGATACGAAAGTTACTGATTTATTAATTTCGTTAGCTGAGGCCGCATTATCGAATGGTGATGTTGAAGATGCGCTACGCTTGGTAGTGAGTCGTTATGAGCAAATTGCGTTAGAATTAAAACTTTCTGTAGAGATTATAGACATTATTAAGGAAGATTTAGCAGCTAGATTAACGATGAAAGACGATGGTGACAGAGAATTTATGGATTTGATGAAAGCGAGTGGTGAAGATAATTGTGCGAAATTATTTTCTTTCTATTTGCAATCGCTAGGTGTTGAAGCCGAGTACATTGATCCAAAAGAAGTTGGTTTATTAGTAAGTAAAGAGTATGGCAATGCACAAGTTTTACCAGAAGCGTACGAAAACCTTCACAGGGAACTTAGAAATAAGGAAGGCATACTAGTTTTCCCAGGCTTCTTTGGTTATACACCTGAAGGGACTTTAATTACGTTTCCTCGTGGCGGTTCAGATATTACAGGTTCCATCGTCGCAGCAGCAGTCGAGGCGAACCTATACGAGAATTTCACGGATGTTGATTCTGTGTTTGCTGCAAATCCAAATGTTGTTCAAAATCCAGTTGAAATTAAAGAACTAACCTACCGGGAAATGCGTGAGCTTTCTTATGCTGGTTTCTCAGTTTTCCATGATGAGGCACTAATTCCGGCGTTTAAAAAAGGAGTACCTGTTTCTATAAAAAACACAAACAATCCAGGTGCACCAGGAACAATGGTCGTAAATGAGCGGAATTACATGATCAATCCTGTAGTCGGTATTGCTAGTGACTCTGGATTTAGTACGATCTACGTAAGAAAATATCTAATGAATCGAGAAGTAGGCTTCGGGCGTCACCTCTTAGAAATCATAGAGGATGAAGGATTGTCATATGAGCATATGCCATCAGGAATTGATGATACCTCTATTATTCTTAGAAGTTCTCAACTAACATTAGAAATGGAACAGAGAATTGTTCAAAGAATTGAACAAGAGCTACAAGTGGATGATGTTCACGTAGAGCATGATTTTGCAATGGTGATGGTCGTGGGTGAAGGAATGAGAAAGATGGTTGGGATTACAGCCAAAGCAACGACCGGCTTGGCAAGGGCAGGGGTAAACTTGCACATGATAAACCAAGGATCATCTGAAGTAAGTATGGTCTTTGGAGTGAAGACAGAGGATGCCGATAAAGCAGTTCGAGAATTATATAACGACTTCTTTGTTCCAACAAAAAGCCCAGTTCATTAGAACTGGGCTTTTCATTATATAGAACTATCCTTTTTTATCTAAAAGACTAATAATAAGTTGTTTTAATTCTTTTACTTCATTTCTCAGTTCTGCTATCTGGTCTGGCTCATCTTGTTTTTCGGCCGAATCAGCTTTTTCGACGTTACTAACAATAACCCCGATGAATAAATTGAAAATTACAAAGGTACCTAATAGAACAAACGATACAAAATAAATCCATGACCAAGGAAGTTGATGGTAAATCGGCCACATCACACCACTTGCCCATGATTCTAATGTTACAACTTGGAACAGTGTTAATAAAGATAATTGTAATGAACCAAAGTACTCTGGTGCAACTTCGGCAAACAGCATCGTTCCAGTTACTGCAAAAATATAAAAAATAATGCTCATTAATAACATGATATTTCCTAGAGCTGGAATCGTTAAAAGAAGTGCATCAACTAATTTGCGCAATGATGGAATAACGGAAATAGCTCTAAACACACGAAGTACACGTAAAATTCGTAGTACTGTTATGAAATGAGCACCGACAAAGATGTGTCCTGCGGCGACAATCAAAAAATCAAACCAATTCCAACTACTCTTAAAGAAGTTACTCAACTTCTTTTCAGCAATCATCCTTAAAATAATTTCTACTGTAAAAATCCAAATTAAAGCCTTATCTATTAAGAAGAATAATTCCTTATGAGTTTTGTAAATCGTAGGGTATGTTTCAATACCAACAACTATAGCATTAAACATAATTAATCCAAGAATTGTTCCTGTAAAATATTTATGCATGACAATTCTACTTACTTTTTGTTGAATACTTTCCTTCTTTCCTTCAGACATAAGTTCCTCCGATTTTTTCATACTTTAAGACACAAATTTAATTTTACTAAATCTTCTGGTAGAATAAAAGTTTTTCTTCTAATAATAACTAAAGCTGGGTTTCCCCAGCTTTAATTACTTCACATTGGAATATAACTTTCCTAGTTCCGTCGAACGTGCGGCAGCGCGTTTAATACATTCGACCATTGCTTCTTGGTAGTGGTAGCTCTCAAGAACTTTAAAGCCTGCCTCAGTTGTACCACCTGGGCTCATTACTTGTTTATATAATGTTTTTGATGAAAGGTCTGTCGATTTTATCCTTTCTGCCGCTCCAATCAGTACCTGAGCAATCAAGCTTTTTGCTAAGTGTTCATCCAGACCAATTTCTTTAGCACCGATTTCCATTGCTTCTATTAAATAATAAATGTAAGCGGGACCTGACCCTGATAAACCAGTGATCGCATCTAACTTTTCCTCTTCAACGATCGCGACTTCCCCAATTGCCTTAAATAACTCTTCTGACATGTTTAAATGCTCCAATTCAGCAAAGTTTCCAGAAGAGATTGCTGTAATAGACTCGCCAACTGCGGCTGAGGTATTAGGCATTGTTCGAATGATTGGGGCATTATGCCCAAGCAATTGTGAGATGCAGGACGTTGATACACCTGCAAGCACGGAAATGAATAATTGTTGCTCCGTAGTATAGTGCCTAATTTTTGCGATCGTTTCAGCAATATCTTTTGGTTTCATTGCAAAAACCACAATATCCATTTCTAAGAGTATTTCCTGATTATTTGAAAAAGTTTTCACACCGTATTGTTCTTGTAAAAGGAGAAGTCTTTCCTTGTTACTTCGATTTGTTACGAAAATTTGTTGAGGCAAAAGCACCTTTTCCTTTAGTATTCCAGAAATCATAGCTTCTGCCATACTTCCTGCCCCAATGAAAGCAACTTTTTTATTTGTTAACATAAACCCCATCTCCTCTGCCTTTTTTCACTTACAGCGTTACTCCACTAAAGTTGTTGGTTACTAAGAACGAATTTGACCATTCCCTAAAATAATATACTTGCTTGAAGTTAGAGCTTCTAAACCCATCGGACCTCTGGCATGAAGCTTTTGTGTACTTATCCCAATTTCCGCTCCAAAACCAAATTCAAACCCATCAGTAAAGCGAGTTGATGCGTTATGATAGAGGACTGCAGCATCTACAAATGTAAAAAACTTCTCTACATGATTGCTGTTTTCCGAAATGATCGCTTCGGAGTGTTTTGAACCATATTTGTTAATATGGGAAATGGCGTCTTCTACGGAAGTTACAATTTTTACCGCCAATGTTAAATTTAAAAATTCAGTTGCCCAATCTTCTTCAGTAGCATTTACAATTCGTGAATCTAGCCTTACTGCGTGGTCATCGCCGCGTAGTTCAACACCATGGGTAATAAGAGAATTAACTAGACTTGAAAAATGAAGCTTTGCCCACTCCTCGTGAACGAGAACAGTTTCACAGGCATTGCAGACAGAAGGACGTTGTGTTTTTGCGTTAATCAGAATATCTAACGCCATTGAATGCTCCGCAGTATCGTCAATAAAAATATGACAATTACCTACACCTGTTTCTAAAACAGGGACTGAAGCTTTTTCTACTACTGATTGAATAAGAGATGCTCCGCCTCGTGGGATTAATACATCTAAGTAGTCATTTAATTTAAACATTTTTTCAGCTGTTTCTCGTGAAGTATCCTCTATTAGCTGTACTGCTTCTTTAGGAATTGAACTTTCTAGGAGTCCAAGGTGAATCACGTGTACTAATGCTTTGTTAGAATGAATGGCTGAAGAACTCCCTCTCAATATTACAGCGTTACCAGTTTTTAAACACAGACTAGCAGCATCAACGGTTACATTCGGCCTTGCCTCATAGATCATCCCAATGACACCTAGAGGTACCCGAACTCTTTTTAACTTCAAGCCGTTTGGTCTTGTATCTTCAAAGGTTACACCGCCAACAGGATCATCTAGTTCTGCTAGCTGAGTCAGGGCGGATGCCATATCTTTAATCCTAGTTTCTGATAGCATTAGTCGATCGAGTAATCCCTCTGAAAAGCCATTACTCCTCCCGGCATCGAGGTCCTTTTGATTTTCCTTTAAAATGTATGGGATTTGACTCAGTAAAGCTTTACTAATTTTTACTAATGCCTTATTCTTTTCTTCTGTGGAAGAAGCTCCTAGTAATCCTGTTAATTCTTTTGCTTTCTGCGCTTTTGATACTAGTTCATTCATGATGTACCTCCTTATGAAAATGTAATCCATTGATCACGGTGAATAGCCTCAACAAATGCCGTTCTTTCTTCAGAGCTGTTTTTTCCTTTTATTGAGCGTAGTTCTTCAGCGGAATAATTTATTTGACCTTTGCCAATAATCTTTCCGCGGGCAGTTGCAACCTCGACAACATCTCCCTTTTGAAAGTTCCCAGATATCTCTTGAATACCTACAGGGAGTAAACTTTTCCCTTTTGCGACGATGGCTTGAGCTGCACCATCATCAACGAAAATTCTCCCATTCGTCATTGAGTGATAGGCAATCCATTGCTTTTTATTTCTTACCAATTTTTTGGTCGTTCCAATATAGGTACCGTCACCCTTGCCTAGGAGAATATCTGTTAATTTCTCTTGGCCTTGGCCAGTACCTATAAATACCTGAACGCCTAAAGAACCAGCGGTTTTTGCAGCTTCTATTTTAGATCTCATTCCACCTGTACCAACTTTAGAGCCAGTAGCTTTTGCTTGGGTAAGTAATTCATCAGTAATTGTCGGGAGATAATGATATTTTTTGGCACCTGGATTTTTACGAGGGTCTTCGTCGTATAGTCCATTTATATCTGTTAATATTGCTAAAAAATCCGCGTGTATAAGTCCACTTACTAAAGCAGAGAGCATATCATTGTCGCCAAAAGTAAGCTCTTCTACAGAGGTAGAATCGTTTTCGTTAATGATTGGGATTACACCACGTGCAAGTAGCTCGGTTAAAACAGCGTAGGCATTGCTGTATTGTTCCTGACTTAAAAAGTCGTTCCGGGTCAACAGCAGTTGTGCTACAACGATGCTATGTTGGCTAAATGCTTCTTCATATCCTTGCATCAGCAACCCTTGCCCTACTGCTGCAGCTGCTTGCTTTCCTGCAATTGTCACTGGTCTTGAAGGATAACCAAGCTTGGTGAAACCAGCAGCTACAGCTCCTGATGAAATTAAAATCACTTCATGACCTAGTTGTTTAAGCCTTGCTAATGCATTGGCGTGTTCGATCAGTTTTTCTCTGCATAAGCCACCTTTATTATTTGTTAATGAGCTACTGCCAATTTTGACAACAATTCGTTGCTTACTCATAATTAATCCCTCATTTTTGTTAGATAAATAAAAAAACTCCTCCATCCTTAAAAAGGACGGAAGAGTTATATCCGCGGTACCACCTTCATTGACATCTAAAAAGATGTCCTCTCAATACCATTAACGCTGGTAACGGTTAGGTTTTGGCCTAACAGCTCTAGGGCAGGTTCAATAGGTTTTATGGCGATGGAATCTCTCAGCCGGTGAATTCCACTCTCTTTCGCGAAAACGTTATTTACTAGTCCCTTTCAACACTTTAACCGAGTAAGTTTTTCTAATTATCTGATATTCGTATGACACTGTCAATACTTTTTTAGCTAAGCTTTACGGATATGAATTATAATAAACTTCAATACTGAAGTAAAGGCCATTATATTTAAAATTTAGAAAGAAGTTTGGTATAGTTGAAACATCTTTTTAATGGACAAAGAGTCGGAGGGATAATGAAAGTGAACAATAAGATTATTGTAATTACAGGTGCTTCAAGTGGGATTGGTTTAACATTAGCGAAAGATGTTGCCAGAAAAGGTGGAATACCCATTCTATTAGCACGCTCGACAAATAAGCTACAACAAGCAAGTGATGAAATTATAAAAACAACCGGTATTGAGGCGCCCTACTACACACTAGATGTTACGAATAATAAAGAGGTCTCCGATGTCTTTGCGCAAATTCTAGAAAAATATCAGAAAATTGATGTCTTAATTAATAATGCCGGATATGCGATTTTTGATACGTTCCTTGAAGCCAAAACAGAAGATATTGAAGGTATGTTTGCTGTGAATGTTTTTGGGCTTATTTCTTGTACTAAAGCAGCACTTCCTAACATGCTTAAGGAAAATACAGGTCACATTATTAATATAGCTTCACAAGCTGGTAAGCTAGCCACACCGAAATCTAGTGTTTATTCTGCGACGAAGCATGCAGTTTTAGCTATTTCAAACAGTCTTCGAATGGAGTTAGCGGATACGAATATTTTCGTTAGCTCTGTTAATCCCGGACCGATCAAAACACCTTTTTTTGACCGTGCTGATTTGACAGGAAACTATACGAAAAATGTTGAAAGATTTATGCTGGACCCGGCTTTTGTTTCACAAAAAATCCTCCAACTCGTAGACAAGCCTAAACGAGAACTTAATTTACCTAATTGGATGGGAGTTGGAACAACTCTTTATCAGCTATTTCCAGGACTAGTTGAGAAGTTTGCAGGAAAGAAGCTTAGCCAAAAATAAGCCTTTTTTGAAGTTATATCTTTTGTCTTTAAAACAAAGGGTAGTATATAATGTAAAAAAATGTTAGTTAAAGGTGGATATATAATGGCTAAGAAAAAGGTTGAAAAAGCAGTGCTTTTTTCAGCTACAGAATCACTATTAATTGAACAAGGCTATCGTGGGTTTCACTTAAAAGCTCTTTCAGAGCGGCTTAGGATCGGTAGAAGTACGTTGTATGAATATTATGCTAGTAAAGAGGAGCTAATTACAGACTATTTGGTGTATATTTTAGATACAATTATTGAAGAGTGTCAAAAGATTGAACAAAGTGATGCTATCACTCAATTGAGGGATATGGTGAAAATCTTTCTGAAATACTCGCAATTGCATCAAATCGCACTCATTATTCCGTTTATTGATCCTGAGCATTCTTCAAAAGTGGAAGCATCGTTAATTAATTTAAAGCGTGACCATGAGTTTCTTTATGAGAGAATGAGCCAGCTTATCGAGGAAGGGAAAGCTGCTAAACAGATTCGAGTTGATCTAGAAACAGTAGTAATTGCTAGTATGATCTTTAATGCCATCCAAGTTCCAAATGTGATGAAAAAACACGAGAAAGAGTGGGGGGAAACGGTTTTAGAAATTTTGTTTAACGGGATTGGAGCAACAACGTAACTGATGGGATTGGGGTAGATGCTCAGTCCCATTTTTTTCAAATTGAAAAGAGAACGTATATTCGTTATAATTTAGATTATAATAAGAATGTACGTTCTCTTTTGGTTTATTAGCGTATTTGTAAAGGAGGAAGAGAAATGCGAATTGATTATCCGTCATTACCAGCAAGGACGATATTCTGTATTGATATGAAAAGTTTTTATGCTAGTTGTTCAGCTCTTCTTCTAGGTTTAGATCCGTTAACAGCTTATCTGGCTGTAGTTGGAGATACGGAACGGGATGGAAGCATCGTTTTAGCTGCAACACCTAGGTTAAAATCTGATTTTGGAATTAAAACAGGAAATCGTCTTTTTGAAATTCCAAAAGACCCTCGAATTAAAATTGTCAATGCTCAAATGTCAACATATTTGCAAGTTTCGACTAGGTTAACATCATTTTTTAATCAATACGTTCCTCTAGAATCTATCCATACATATAGCGTTGATGAAAGTTTTCTTGATGTGAAAGGAACAACGCGGCTTTGGGGAAGTGCCTGGCAGCTCGCACAGCGGATTAGAGAAGATATGCTAGCTGAGTTTGGATTAAGTTGTTCCATTGGAATTGGCCCTAACATGCTACTGTCAAAAGTTTGCCTTGATCTAGAAGCTAAAAAAGCAGGTATTGCAGAGTGGGGTTACAGTGATGTGAAGAAAAAGCTTTGGCCTGTATCTCCGTTACGTGAAATGTGGGGGATTGGGTCAAGAATGGAGAAACGATTAAATAAATTAGGAATTTTTTCAATCGGTCAATTGGCAGAAGCTCCGTTATCATTACTTGAAAAAAACTTTGGAATTATGGGGAATCAGCTTTATTATCATGCTCATGGGGTTGACCTTTCAGATTTAGGTGCACCGATTGTGGAGGGCCAAATCAGCTTTGGGAAAAGCCAAATTTTATTACGCGATTATCAAGACCTGGAAGAAATTAAGCATGTCATATTAGAAATGTGTGAAGAAGTCGCAAGGCGTGCGAGAACAGCTACAAAAGCAGGAAGAACGATCAGTCTAGGTATCGGTTATAGCAAGGATGAAGCAGGCGGAGGCTTCCATAGATCGACAACATTGCAAACAGCCACAAATATTACGCTTGAGATTTATGACGCTTGTTTACAACTATTTGGTCGATATTATCGTGGGGAAACAGTTCGAAGTATTTCAATCGCTCTTTCAAATGTAGTTAGTGATGACCAAATTCAGCTTAGTTTCCTCAATCCTAATAAACCTCGTCAAAGAGATCTTGGCTATATTATGGACTTTATTAGGGAGAAGCATGGTTCAGATAAGCTACTTCGAGCAGTATCCTATACGAAAGCTGGGACAGCGAAGCATCGTAGCAAGCTTGTTGGTGGACATAAAGCATAAGGGGTAGGGGGAAATTATTAAAGATCGTAGAACAAGTCATATGTCGTCCCTATAGAAAATATAATAGACATTACAATTGATTGAATTTATAACCACCTACGATACTAATGACTGATGAAATTCATTAAATCGAATAACTTTAAATTTGTTCGGAATTTTGTAAAACATTCTTCACAATTTGTTTACTTCATTTACTTAGAAAAGATGTTATAGTAAGGATGCAAAAAGGTATTTAAAAAACAAGAATGGGAAGTGAAGGCGTGATTGTTCAAGATTTGATTGAGACAACAGAATTTTTCACAGAGGAAACAAAAGACGACTTTTTTGTTATTTATGAAAAATTTGCAAACAGTGATTGTAACTGTGAAGGAAATATGTTCGAAGAAATAGAATGTGATGATGAGGAAATAGTTCAAATTCTTCAAGGTAATCCTGATTGTAGTTGTTCTTTACGAAGCATTGAGAGCTATCGCGTTGGGCAAGAATACAAAACAGTAGAAGATATTCTTGCAAAAATTAAAAAAGAGCATACAGAAATTTTTAAATAAGAGTGGTCGGTTAAGCCACTTATAATACTTGTTTTCACCAATCCTCTCGTCGTATTGAGAGGATTTTTCCTTTTCTACTTGTAAAACAAAAGAAGTGGATGATTGCAGAAAAAGATAGAAAAGCTATAATATGAACTATAAATTGATAAAGGATGGTAAGGATGATAAACGTATTATTTGTATGCCTAGGAAATATATGTCGATCACCGATGGCAGAAGCTATCTTTAGAAATAAAGTTACATCAGCAGGACTGGAAAAAGAATTTTTTATTGATTCAGCTGGGACGGGTGACTGGCATATTGGCAAACCTCCTCATGAGGGTACACTAGAAATATTAAAGGAGCATAGTATCGATGGCTCCGGTATGTCTGCAAGACAAGTCAAAAACGAGGATATAAAGAAATTTGACTATATTATTGCCATGGATGCAGAAAATTTAGGGAATTTACACCGGTTAAAGGGAAGAGATACTTCAGGAGAAATTGGCAGACTGTTAGATTTTATTCCTGAAGCAAGTAAAGTTGACGTGCCCGATCCCTATTTTACAGGGAATTTTAACGAGGTTTATCAATTAGTTGATGAGGCTTGTGAGAAACTCCTTCTACATATCCGGAATAAACATGAACTTTAAAAATAAAAGCTGACCTATTAAAAAAATAGTCAGCTTTTTGTCTTTTTATATGGCTATTTTCGCAAAGAGCGCTGCTTTTCAAATTAAGCCACAAAGGCATTGTTCTAGGTTTAGCGGGAATCTTTTCTAAACTCTTCATTGGATTATAAACGAATTATCTTGTTGAATAACCACAAAGTTTACGAAAAGAGCCTGTAATTTTAAATTTCTTGAAGCTCTTGGATATTAACAGTCATTTCGTTTTCTGGGTTTTGTCTTGGATAGACTCTAGCCGTACCATCAGCACTGTTTACATTTTGGATCCAAATTGAAGTGCCATTATATTGTACTTCAATTTCTTTTGCGGAGTCTAAGATTTGTTGTGCGCGATTAACGTTCATATGTAAGCCTCCTTTACTTTTGTCTATCCATAATATCTCAACAATAGAAAAAAACTATACATGATAAAAGTATGTAAGAATACATGCCAATCGGGAGATATGATGAACGATTACGCCTAGTATTGAATATGTTGGATGTATGGGCATGTGTGACCCATATAATTTTAACAACATTCCCTAGGAGGGGTTGATATAGATGTGTGGTATTACAGGTTGGATTGATTGGAATAAAGATTTAACAAAAGAAGTAAAGGCGGTTGAACGAATGGCCGCAACATTAAGTAAGCGGGGACCAGATGATTATCGGGTTTGGAGTACACCGCATGCGGCATTTGGTCACACCAGATTAGTCGTTGTAGACCCTGAAGGTGGAAAACAACCGATGACAAAGTCAGTTCACGAAAAAGGATATACAATCGCATATAACGGCGAATTATATAATACTGAGGATCTTCGACGGGAGTTATTAAGAAAAGGGCATTCATTTAAATCACATTCTGATACAGAAGTTTTACTTACTTCATTTATTGAGTGGGGACCTGATTGCGTTAATCATTTAAACGGGATATTTGCATTTGCAATTTGGGATCAAGAAAAGGATGAACTATTTATCGCTCGGGATCGCTTAGGTGTGAAGCCACTCTTTTATCAAGAATTAAACGGGGCACTCGTGTTTGGTTCGGAGTTAAAAGCGGTATTGGCTCACCCAGAGGTGAAAGCGGAAGTAACGAGAGAAGGGTTAGCAGAAGTATTTGGGTTAGGCCCTTC
This region of Anaerobacillus alkaliphilus genomic DNA includes:
- a CDS encoding H-type small acid-soluble spore protein, with the translated sequence MNVNRAQQILDSAKEIEVQYNGTSIWIQNVNSADGTARVYPRQNPENEMTVNIQELQEI